Proteins from a genomic interval of Nocardioidaceae bacterium:
- a CDS encoding circadian clock KaiB family protein: protein MSTRFVLFIARDKERSQRAVANLDRLCRASGLPPESVEVVDVEEQPERADEAGVVATPTVLAHSAYASRRVIGDLSDLDRLASALDVQLIDPDVGG from the coding sequence ATGAGCACACGATTCGTCCTCTTCATCGCCAGGGACAAGGAGCGGTCGCAGCGAGCCGTCGCGAACCTCGACCGGCTGTGCCGTGCCTCGGGCCTGCCTCCGGAGTCGGTGGAGGTCGTCGACGTCGAGGAGCAGCCGGAGCGGGCGGACGAGGCCGGTGTCGTGGCCACGCCGACGGTCCTCGCCCACAGCGCGTACGCGAGCCGCCGTGTCATCGGCGACCTGTCTGACCTGGATCGGTTGGCGTCTGCGCTCGACGTGCAACTGATCGATCCCGATGTGGGTGGCTGA
- a CDS encoding DEAD/DEAH box helicase: protein MDLTLLDDADLRRMFGVPTMTRARSYAQRGQTRLLELDREDDAVWLMGESDGSHGELYRGSIGVQDGPRGPLQHSSCSCPVSTGCKHVAAMLLLAITREEEARRAGPVGVPMWERRLEALLEELEADDVDGDGWHGEPLPPEPLALEVSRGPIATARQAYRWASDPAGPARGPLRIRPLQQSRRGRWVKQGAAWADLRRLRAQGAEPTHCDALETLQALYRAGLNTYYMTSETHLRLAAFGSGLWPALARAREVGVELVAGDGVRDVQLADPVSFEVDLTAEGSGESGRGGGSRVRLGVAVAGEWVPSGSLEIIGDPGHGLAAWAADGILLAPLVKPVGPQLARLLADDSPLVVPDADRDVLVHDYLPRLQRQVSVVSGDASAPVPAPARPVLVLTLDWKAADEVDVRWTWRYRDPGGPVTTDDGSEAGGELVYELDEQRGTTRGVRRPRLEASILAALDPGEDTVHRLYLERDRHQGPRARQTIRGYEAVGLVEDVLPELETRAAAGVLEIEELGDRPDYRAAEQPPEVRFTSPRGEHGDDPDDPDDEFVGGRRGKGDPQDPDYRPDWLGLEVVVTVEGYSIGLATVLEALTTGRTKVVLGKGLVVDLDVPALRRLAELVEAAGDLVEQPRDGIAVRRPDLGLFEELADLGIVEGQAARFVEAARGLTLPDQLPAVDVPDVDATLRSYQDEGLRWLAFLHHHRLGGLLADDMGLGKTLQTLALIAHARRTRPDDGPFLVVAPTSVLGTWAGEAARFTPHLDVRVVVGTQSRRGSTIAEVVEAHGGADVVVTSYTLLRLEADAYAARTWGGVVLDEAQAVKNHQGKTYQAVRRLETDFRLALTGTPVENRLMELWSLLSIVTPGLFPWPDRFRQAVADPVEKESDAEVLERFRRRVAPYLLRRTKDLVAADLPPKQEQVLSVRLGRAHQHLYDTHLQRERQHVLGLVDEGMDAHRIAIFRSLTRLRQLAIDPVLLDEEHEGVGAAKTDVLVDHLRDVVAEGHKALVFSQFTTYLRRVRERLDAAGLHTHYLDGATRRRGDVVEAFRDSGPSIFLISLKAGGTGLTLTEADYVFVLDPWWNPAVEAQAVDRAHRIGQDKPVMVYRLVSAGTIEEKVVELQARKAALAASVLDPAALQQTRDRAAGSSLGADEVRELLA from the coding sequence ATGGACCTGACCCTGCTCGACGACGCCGACCTGAGGCGCATGTTCGGGGTGCCCACGATGACGCGGGCGCGGTCGTACGCCCAGCGCGGCCAGACCCGACTGCTCGAGCTCGACCGCGAGGACGACGCCGTCTGGCTCATGGGTGAGTCCGACGGCTCGCACGGTGAGCTCTACCGCGGCAGCATCGGCGTCCAGGACGGCCCGCGGGGCCCACTGCAGCACAGCTCCTGCAGCTGCCCGGTGAGCACAGGCTGCAAGCACGTCGCCGCGATGCTCCTGCTCGCCATCACCCGGGAGGAGGAGGCACGACGGGCCGGCCCCGTCGGCGTCCCCATGTGGGAGCGGCGCCTCGAGGCCCTGCTCGAGGAGCTCGAGGCCGACGACGTCGACGGCGACGGCTGGCACGGTGAGCCTCTGCCACCCGAGCCCCTGGCCCTGGAGGTGAGCCGCGGGCCGATCGCCACCGCCCGGCAGGCGTACCGCTGGGCCAGCGACCCCGCCGGTCCCGCCCGCGGCCCCCTCCGCATCCGACCGCTGCAGCAGAGCCGCCGTGGCCGGTGGGTCAAGCAGGGGGCCGCGTGGGCCGACCTGCGACGGCTGCGCGCGCAGGGCGCTGAGCCCACGCACTGCGACGCGCTCGAGACCCTGCAGGCGCTCTACCGCGCAGGGCTGAACACCTACTACATGACCTCGGAGACGCACCTTCGTCTCGCGGCGTTCGGCTCCGGACTGTGGCCGGCGCTGGCCCGGGCGCGTGAGGTCGGCGTCGAGCTCGTCGCCGGTGACGGGGTGCGCGACGTACAGCTCGCGGACCCGGTCTCCTTCGAGGTCGACCTGACCGCTGAGGGGTCCGGGGAGTCGGGACGGGGCGGCGGCTCGCGCGTACGCCTCGGTGTCGCCGTCGCCGGTGAGTGGGTGCCCAGCGGCTCCCTGGAGATCATCGGCGACCCGGGCCACGGCCTCGCGGCGTGGGCTGCCGACGGCATCCTGCTTGCACCGCTGGTCAAGCCCGTCGGTCCGCAGCTGGCACGTCTGCTGGCCGACGACTCACCGCTCGTGGTGCCCGACGCCGACCGCGACGTGCTGGTGCACGACTACCTCCCCCGTCTCCAACGTCAGGTCTCGGTGGTCTCGGGCGACGCGTCCGCACCGGTGCCCGCACCGGCGCGCCCGGTGCTCGTGCTGACCCTGGACTGGAAGGCCGCCGACGAGGTCGACGTGCGCTGGACGTGGCGGTACCGAGACCCCGGCGGACCCGTGACGACCGACGACGGCTCCGAGGCCGGGGGCGAGCTCGTCTACGAGCTCGACGAGCAGCGCGGCACCACCCGCGGCGTACGCCGCCCCCGCCTGGAGGCGAGCATCCTCGCCGCACTGGACCCCGGCGAGGACACCGTGCACCGCCTCTACCTCGAGCGCGACCGCCACCAGGGGCCGCGAGCGCGCCAGACGATCCGCGGCTACGAGGCCGTCGGCCTCGTCGAGGACGTGCTGCCCGAGCTCGAGACCCGGGCGGCGGCCGGCGTGCTCGAGATCGAGGAGCTGGGCGACCGCCCCGACTACCGCGCCGCCGAGCAGCCGCCCGAGGTGCGGTTCACGTCGCCGCGCGGCGAGCACGGCGACGACCCGGACGACCCCGACGACGAGTTCGTCGGCGGCCGCCGCGGCAAGGGCGACCCGCAGGACCCGGACTACCGTCCCGACTGGCTCGGCCTCGAGGTCGTGGTCACCGTCGAGGGCTACAGCATCGGCCTCGCCACCGTGCTGGAGGCGCTGACCACCGGGCGTACGAAGGTCGTGCTCGGCAAGGGACTCGTCGTCGACCTCGACGTGCCCGCCCTGCGACGTCTGGCCGAGCTCGTCGAGGCCGCCGGCGACCTGGTCGAGCAGCCCCGCGACGGCATCGCCGTACGCCGCCCCGACCTCGGCCTCTTCGAGGAGCTCGCCGACCTCGGCATCGTCGAGGGCCAGGCCGCGCGCTTCGTCGAAGCCGCCCGCGGTCTCACGTTGCCCGACCAGCTGCCGGCCGTGGACGTCCCCGACGTCGACGCCACCCTGCGCAGCTACCAGGACGAGGGGCTTCGCTGGCTCGCCTTCCTGCACCACCACCGCCTCGGCGGGCTGCTCGCCGACGATATGGGGCTGGGCAAGACGCTGCAGACCCTCGCGTTGATCGCCCATGCGCGGCGTACGCGACCCGACGACGGCCCCTTCCTCGTCGTCGCCCCCACCAGCGTGCTCGGCACCTGGGCGGGCGAGGCAGCCCGCTTCACCCCGCACCTCGACGTCCGCGTCGTCGTCGGCACCCAGAGCCGTCGCGGCTCCACGATCGCCGAGGTCGTCGAGGCCCACGGCGGCGCGGACGTCGTCGTCACCTCCTACACGCTGCTGCGTCTGGAGGCCGACGCGTACGCCGCACGCACCTGGGGCGGCGTCGTGCTCGACGAGGCGCAGGCGGTGAAGAACCACCAGGGCAAGACCTACCAGGCCGTACGCCGCCTCGAGACCGACTTCCGTCTCGCGCTAACCGGCACCCCGGTGGAGAACCGGCTGATGGAGCTCTGGTCGCTCCTCTCGATCGTCACCCCCGGCCTCTTCCCGTGGCCCGACCGGTTCCGCCAAGCCGTCGCCGACCCCGTGGAGAAGGAGAGCGACGCCGAGGTGCTGGAGCGGTTCCGGCGGCGGGTCGCGCCCTACCTGCTGCGGCGTACGAAGGACCTCGTCGCCGCGGACCTCCCGCCCAAGCAGGAGCAGGTGCTCAGCGTGCGCCTCGGCCGCGCCCACCAGCACCTCTACGACACGCACCTGCAGCGCGAGCGCCAGCACGTGCTCGGCCTCGTCGACGAAGGCATGGACGCCCACCGCATCGCGATCTTCCGCTCGCTCACCCGGCTGCGGCAGCTGGCGATCGACCCGGTGCTGCTCGACGAGGAGCACGAGGGCGTCGGCGCCGCGAAGACCGACGTGCTCGTCGACCACCTGCGTGACGTGGTCGCCGAAGGACACAAGGCGCTGGTCTTCAGCCAGTTCACCACCTACCTCCGCCGGGTGCGTGAGCGCCTGGACGCCGCCGGACTGCACACCCACTACCTCGACGGCGCCACCAGACGACGCGGTGACGTCGTCGAGGCCTTCCGGGACAGCGGCCCGTCGATCTTCCTGATCTCCCTGAAGGCCGGCGGCACCGGCCTCACGCTCACCGAGGCCGACTACGTCTTCGTGCTCGACCCCTGGTGGAACCCCGCCGTGGAGGCGCAGGCCGTCGACCGGGCGCACCGCATCGGGCAGGACAAGCCCGTCATGGTCTACCGCCTGGTCAGCGCAGGCACGATCGAGGAGAAGGTCGTCGAGCTGCAGGCACGCAAGGCCGCGCTGGCCGCGTCGGTGCTGGACCCCGCGGCGCTGCAGCAGACCCGCGACCGTGCGGCCGGCTCGTCGCTGGGCGCGGACGAGGTGCGCGAGCTGCTCGCCTGA
- a CDS encoding HNH endonuclease, which yields MTSTHDSRERHGGPGGSGGSGTPADLLAAVRAGDRAARAGEVARARAVLAWLDAHPAESIRDAAGHGPDTGGALHGERALLLGGPGTPMIAEFCVADLGAALGTTTDSARILASDLLELRHRLPATWARVEALDLPLWRARRIATRTTVLDLDRAGAADRWLAPKAHRLGVPALDRTLTGLLRVQQAEAELVREAGGLEALALTDATTVHERLREQTRALSEAAAKLRNQQHVRIALPVQNRSGSPTAEDLAGLAWVDGRIDALDAADLDTSLDLIATRLAATAPAHTSEGCLRAQALGVLARGELVLPYDTSDADTAERPTDGAERIIDREHRTRATRELVLHVHLSAATLTRSTDGLMHAAGLATIESGPVRLVDEATVRAWAHAALADTGPTAGQTRLTIRPVLDLNEEHASTAYAPGPRLREQVILRDRTCVFPHCHRPARAADLDHIDPWHDPPDEPHRSGGSQPPQTCTDNLAALCRFHHRLKTHSGWTYRRTGPPTSPTYEWRSPTGRTYRRGPDGDVDDLGPRQPPGPLKPPV from the coding sequence GTGACCAGCACCCACGACAGCCGCGAGCGCCACGGAGGCCCAGGCGGATCAGGCGGATCGGGCACGCCCGCCGATCTGCTCGCGGCCGTGCGCGCCGGTGACCGGGCAGCTCGTGCTGGAGAGGTGGCCCGCGCCCGGGCGGTGCTGGCCTGGCTCGACGCTCACCCGGCGGAGTCGATCCGTGATGCGGCCGGTCACGGCCCGGACACCGGTGGCGCGCTCCACGGCGAACGTGCCCTGCTCCTCGGCGGGCCCGGGACCCCGATGATCGCCGAGTTCTGTGTGGCCGACCTCGGTGCCGCGCTCGGAACGACGACCGACTCCGCCCGGATCCTGGCCTCGGACCTCCTCGAGCTGCGCCACCGCCTCCCCGCCACGTGGGCACGGGTGGAGGCATTGGATCTGCCGTTGTGGCGGGCCCGACGCATCGCCACCCGCACCACCGTCCTCGACCTTGACCGGGCTGGTGCCGCGGACCGGTGGCTCGCACCCAAGGCGCACCGGCTCGGGGTGCCGGCGCTGGACCGCACCCTCACCGGCCTGCTGCGCGTGCAGCAGGCCGAGGCGGAGCTTGTCCGTGAGGCCGGCGGTCTCGAGGCGCTGGCGCTGACCGACGCGACCACGGTGCACGAGCGTCTGCGCGAACAGACCCGCGCACTGTCCGAGGCGGCCGCAAAGCTGCGGAACCAGCAGCACGTGCGGATCGCGCTGCCGGTGCAGAACCGGTCCGGGTCACCCACCGCCGAAGACCTCGCCGGGCTGGCATGGGTCGACGGGCGCATCGATGCCCTCGACGCAGCCGACCTCGATACCTCCCTGGACCTCATCGCCACCCGCCTCGCTGCCACCGCGCCCGCTCACACGAGCGAGGGGTGCCTCCGCGCCCAGGCCCTGGGGGTCCTCGCCCGCGGGGAACTCGTCCTCCCCTACGACACCAGCGACGCCGATACCGCGGAGAGGCCGACCGACGGTGCCGAGCGGATCATCGACCGCGAGCACCGCACCCGCGCGACCCGCGAGCTCGTGCTCCACGTCCACCTCTCCGCCGCCACCCTCACCCGCAGCACCGATGGGCTCATGCACGCGGCCGGGTTGGCGACCATCGAGTCCGGCCCCGTACGCCTGGTCGACGAAGCCACCGTCCGGGCCTGGGCCCACGCCGCCCTGGCCGACACCGGCCCCACCGCCGGACAGACCCGCCTGACCATCCGGCCCGTCCTCGACCTCAACGAAGAACACGCCTCCACTGCGTACGCCCCCGGACCCCGGCTCCGCGAACAGGTGATCCTGCGCGACCGCACGTGTGTGTTCCCGCACTGCCACCGCCCCGCGCGCGCAGCCGACCTCGACCACATCGACCCCTGGCACGACCCGCCCGACGAACCCCACAGGTCGGGCGGGTCCCAGCCGCCGCAGACGTGCACCGACAACCTCGCCGCACTCTGCCGCTTCCACCACCGCCTCAAGACCCACAGCGGCTGGACCTACCGGCGCACCGGACCACCCACGTCCCCCACGTACGAGTGGCGCTCCCCCACCGGCCGGACCTACCGCCGCGGACCCGACGGAGACGTCGACGACCTCGGCCCACGCCAGCCACCCGGCCCACTCAAGCCGCCTGTCTGA
- a CDS encoding PLDc N-terminal domain-containing protein — protein MVRLAIIAGPVALAFTIWCAFDARASRVGVRRLPRWAWILVILLLPPLGGILWLTLGRPPKVVGYQPPSESTPWSQRPTRESGEDFQRRVRERAEVQRLQAEERQRKSREAAAAEKPDEITEDDPRSDAGGPGGGAGGQ, from the coding sequence TTGGTCCGTCTGGCCATCATCGCCGGCCCGGTCGCCCTGGCGTTCACCATCTGGTGCGCCTTCGACGCCCGCGCCTCCAGGGTGGGCGTACGCCGCCTCCCGCGATGGGCTTGGATCCTGGTGATCCTGCTGCTGCCGCCGCTCGGCGGCATCCTGTGGTTGACGTTGGGTCGACCCCCGAAGGTCGTGGGCTATCAGCCACCCAGCGAGTCCACACCCTGGTCGCAGCGCCCGACGCGCGAGTCGGGCGAGGACTTCCAACGTCGCGTGCGCGAGCGCGCCGAGGTGCAGCGACTGCAGGCCGAGGAGCGGCAGCGCAAGTCCCGGGAGGCGGCGGCCGCGGAGAAGCCCGACGAGATCACCGAGGACGATCCGCGAAGCGACGCAGGCGGTCCCGGGGGAGGGGCCGGCGGTCAGTAG
- a CDS encoding 1,4-dihydroxy-2-naphthoyl-CoA synthase, with product MSPENPESAGSAESQNPFDPDAWDPVPGFEDLTDLTYHRAKAHGTVRIAFDRPEVLNAFRPHTVDELLRTLEHARTTSDVGCVILTGNGPSPRDGKWAFCTGGDQRIRGRTGYQYADGTGGERTDERTPEDKARLGRLHILECQRLIRFMPKVVICVVPGWAAGGGHSLHVVCDLTLASREHARFKQTDADVGSFDGGYGSAYLARQVGQKFAREIFFLGDTYSAEDMHRMGAVNKVVDHADLEAEALEWGRKINGKSPTAQRMLKYSFNLLDDGLVGQQLFAGETTRLAYMTDEATEGRDQFLEKREPDWSPYPWYY from the coding sequence GTGAGCCCCGAGAACCCCGAGAGCGCCGGCAGCGCCGAGAGCCAGAACCCGTTCGACCCGGACGCCTGGGACCCGGTGCCGGGGTTCGAGGACCTGACGGACCTGACCTATCACCGCGCCAAGGCCCACGGCACGGTCCGCATCGCCTTCGATCGGCCCGAGGTGCTCAACGCGTTCCGGCCGCACACGGTCGACGAGCTGCTCCGTACGCTCGAGCACGCGCGCACCACCTCCGACGTCGGCTGCGTCATCCTCACCGGCAACGGACCGAGCCCCAGGGACGGCAAGTGGGCCTTCTGCACCGGGGGCGACCAGCGCATCCGGGGGCGTACGGGCTACCAGTACGCCGACGGCACGGGCGGTGAGAGGACCGACGAGCGCACCCCGGAGGACAAGGCCCGGCTGGGCCGGTTGCACATCCTCGAGTGCCAGCGCCTGATCCGCTTCATGCCGAAGGTCGTCATCTGCGTCGTGCCGGGCTGGGCCGCGGGCGGCGGACACTCCCTGCACGTGGTCTGCGACCTCACGCTCGCCAGCCGCGAGCACGCCCGTTTCAAGCAGACCGACGCCGACGTCGGCTCCTTCGACGGCGGGTACGGGTCGGCGTACCTCGCCCGCCAGGTCGGCCAGAAGTTCGCCCGCGAGATCTTCTTCCTCGGCGACACCTACAGCGCCGAGGACATGCACCGGATGGGCGCGGTCAACAAGGTCGTCGACCACGCCGACCTCGAGGCCGAGGCGCTGGAGTGGGGCCGCAAGATCAACGGCAAGAGCCCCACGGCGCAGCGGATGCTGAAGTACTCCTTCAACCTCCTCGACGACGGGTTGGTCGGCCAGCAGCTGTTCGCCGGCGAGACCACGCGGCTGGCGTACATGACCGACGAGGCCACCGAGGGCCGCGACCAGTTCCTGGAGAAGCGCGAGCCGGACTGGTCGCCCTACCCCTGGTACTACTGA
- a CDS encoding site-specific integrase, translating to MAGSVAKRPDGRWRARYRDEAGKERARHFARKIDAQRWLDDISSTLIAGTYVDPSAGKVTFRQFYDQWAERQLWVPSTRANADLAVNSVPFLHKSLSAVRRSDVESWIKTGSQRWAATTIKTRFVIVRSIFRGAIAERLISIDPTAGVALPRRRKAAAAMRVPTTKEVGQLLALADGSLISSRRGFRAYVALCAFAGLRKGETAAVQVGDVDFSGRCLTVARQLQRDGATYAIRAPKYNSERLVYLPDDLVVILQEHVSRHVSGTAVDTWLFTVGGEPLNDNAITWRWRATRTAAQLPHVRLHDLRHFYASGLIAAGCDVVTVQRALGHASATTTLNTYSHLWPTAEDRTRAAASGLLREALDQASDIVDEVHLPPRD from the coding sequence GTGGCCGGCAGCGTCGCGAAGCGTCCGGACGGCAGATGGCGCGCCCGCTACCGCGACGAGGCCGGCAAGGAGCGCGCCCGTCACTTCGCCAGGAAGATTGACGCGCAACGCTGGTTGGACGACATCAGCTCGACGCTGATCGCCGGCACCTACGTCGATCCATCGGCGGGCAAGGTCACCTTCAGGCAGTTCTACGACCAGTGGGCGGAGCGTCAGCTCTGGGTGCCGTCGACACGGGCGAACGCCGATCTGGCGGTCAACTCCGTGCCCTTCCTCCATAAGTCACTTAGCGCGGTGCGACGGTCAGACGTCGAGTCATGGATCAAGACGGGTTCGCAGCGATGGGCAGCCACAACCATCAAAACTCGCTTCGTCATCGTGCGATCGATCTTCCGCGGCGCCATCGCAGAACGTCTCATCAGCATCGACCCGACCGCTGGCGTTGCTCTCCCGCGCCGACGTAAGGCCGCTGCTGCGATGCGCGTACCCACGACGAAGGAGGTCGGCCAGCTGCTCGCGCTCGCCGATGGCTCACTCATTTCAAGCCGCCGAGGCTTCCGTGCGTACGTCGCACTGTGCGCATTCGCGGGCCTTCGCAAGGGTGAGACGGCCGCGGTCCAGGTCGGCGATGTGGACTTCTCGGGGCGTTGTCTCACGGTGGCCCGACAGCTTCAGCGCGATGGCGCGACGTACGCGATACGAGCCCCGAAGTACAACTCCGAACGGCTTGTCTACCTCCCTGACGACCTCGTCGTCATCCTGCAAGAGCACGTCTCGCGGCACGTGAGCGGCACGGCCGTCGACACATGGCTCTTCACCGTCGGCGGCGAGCCGCTGAACGACAACGCCATCACGTGGCGATGGCGGGCTACCCGCACCGCCGCGCAGCTTCCGCACGTGCGTCTGCACGACCTCCGCCACTTCTACGCCTCTGGCCTGATCGCTGCAGGATGCGATGTCGTCACCGTCCAGCGAGCACTGGGGCATGCCTCCGCCACCACCACGCTGAACACCTACAGCCACCTCTGGCCGACGGCCGAAGACCGCACCCGGGCCGCGGCCTCTGGGCTCCTTCGCGAGGCCCTCGACCAGGCGTCGGACATCGTCGACGAAGTCCACCTTCCACCTCGGGACTGA
- a CDS encoding helix-turn-helix domain-containing protein yields the protein MSSKSTARVEGPRTGDALLTLGEVSELVRVPAATLRYWRHIGEGPHSFKVGRCVRYWRAEVIEWLEAQSRGCSSRSSST from the coding sequence ATGAGTAGCAAATCCACCGCCCGTGTCGAGGGACCGCGCACTGGGGACGCGCTACTCACGCTAGGCGAGGTCTCCGAACTCGTCCGCGTCCCCGCCGCCACCCTTCGCTATTGGCGGCACATCGGCGAGGGACCTCACAGCTTCAAGGTCGGGCGATGTGTCCGCTACTGGCGCGCCGAGGTCATCGAATGGCTCGAGGCGCAGTCTCGAGGCTGCAGCTCTCGCAGCTCTTCCACCTGA
- a CDS encoding ThiF family adenylyltransferase → MSTDHTNYSRPLRLAAGSSGANEADLQTRLENSIVLVTADAEAPAVAATLRVLVGNLRRLPVRLHLDPSGGDGELDPNLVTDLEQLTAGIDADRSLSVIRPEHVTFHVHVGTSSTSAHVSGVADGHGTRLRPAGAAVGSLQQTGTGLGGVLTGAMLTAEVFKDVVAVLLDRQGPIRSIDFCPVTLGEPDDTIRSLAPLRDIALIGGGAIGTAIALIFRELNATGLLAVVDPETYDHPNVTTYSLGDRATAAARTPKVHLIRDQLCDVTVDPIIGTARDYIDAIDAGDKHMPTTVLGAVDSVDARHEIAAIHASQTLDGSTGGDTGTMLSLSEATWTGPCLRCYYPQRPAQGPSVIDLLTLRTGLPRDLLARGTDKLTADELTSLDNLTPKDRAILQSHVGKDICGLGKAFGLTGENQGFNPSAAFVAQQAAALVVGSLIRGGVTTEANNVQYDALFGPHGDMTLSRNSKATCRCQLERDIHQDVRTHRRGR, encoded by the coding sequence GTGAGCACTGACCACACCAACTACAGCCGTCCGCTGCGCCTCGCGGCGGGCAGCTCAGGTGCGAACGAGGCTGACCTGCAGACGCGGCTTGAGAACAGCATCGTCTTGGTCACCGCCGACGCTGAAGCCCCCGCCGTCGCAGCGACCCTCCGGGTCCTGGTGGGCAACCTGCGTCGCCTCCCCGTCCGGCTTCACCTCGACCCTTCCGGGGGAGATGGCGAACTCGACCCGAACCTCGTCACCGACCTTGAGCAGCTCACCGCCGGCATCGACGCCGACCGGTCCCTTTCGGTGATCCGGCCCGAGCACGTCACGTTTCACGTTCACGTTGGTACGAGCTCGACCTCGGCACATGTCAGTGGTGTCGCGGACGGTCATGGCACCCGGCTGCGGCCCGCAGGCGCCGCGGTCGGTTCACTCCAGCAGACCGGAACCGGTCTAGGAGGCGTCCTCACCGGCGCGATGCTCACCGCCGAGGTCTTCAAAGACGTCGTTGCCGTCCTCCTCGACCGCCAGGGACCAATCAGGTCCATTGACTTCTGCCCCGTCACCCTCGGCGAACCCGACGACACCATCCGGTCCCTGGCACCGCTGCGGGACATTGCGCTCATCGGCGGCGGCGCCATCGGCACCGCCATCGCGCTTATCTTCCGCGAGCTGAACGCCACAGGTCTCCTCGCCGTCGTTGACCCCGAGACCTACGACCACCCGAATGTCACCACATACAGCCTTGGCGACCGCGCCACAGCCGCAGCGAGGACACCCAAGGTCCACCTCATCCGAGACCAACTTTGCGACGTCACCGTCGATCCCATCATTGGGACCGCGCGAGATTACATCGACGCAATCGATGCCGGCGACAAGCACATGCCGACCACCGTCCTCGGCGCCGTGGATAGCGTGGATGCCCGACACGAGATCGCGGCCATCCATGCCAGCCAAACCCTCGACGGGAGCACAGGTGGCGACACCGGGACGATGCTCAGCCTTTCCGAAGCAACCTGGACGGGCCCGTGCCTGCGCTGCTACTACCCACAGCGTCCCGCTCAAGGCCCGTCGGTCATCGACCTGCTCACTCTTCGCACCGGACTTCCACGAGACCTCCTCGCCCGCGGCACCGACAAACTGACCGCCGACGAGCTCACCTCCCTTGACAACCTGACGCCCAAAGACCGCGCCATCCTTCAGAGCCACGTCGGCAAAGACATCTGCGGCCTTGGGAAGGCCTTTGGTCTCACCGGCGAGAACCAAGGATTCAATCCGTCCGCGGCCTTCGTCGCCCAGCAGGCTGCCGCACTCGTTGTCGGCTCCCTAATTCGCGGGGGCGTCACCACGGAGGCGAACAACGTGCAGTACGACGCGCTTTTCGGTCCGCACGGCGACATGACCCTGTCGAGAAATTCGAAGGCAACCTGCCGCTGCCAGCTCGAGCGGGACATCCACCAAGACGTCCGGACACACCGAAGGGGTCGGTGA
- a CDS encoding STAS-like domain-containing protein: MTDATIFSVVQLGKYPATRARGQEGRARLDDLLEGRAGLDLTIDFSGVEVMNISFADEFLGKFLTSHDFSASSATVRVAGLNADNRYSVLVCVERRKTAVAVLEVDGSVSLLGDPILGMTFEVARDLIEFKASDVGAKLNLTPQNANNRLKRLVDVGALRKSQILGSARGGKEFAYSVATPPEGGSTLSPAQRALAGGSTRP, from the coding sequence ATGACAGATGCAACCATCTTTTCCGTCGTCCAGCTCGGCAAGTACCCCGCCACGCGCGCGCGTGGTCAAGAAGGCCGAGCCAGACTCGACGACCTACTCGAGGGCCGTGCTGGACTCGACCTGACCATCGACTTCAGCGGAGTCGAAGTCATGAACATCAGCTTTGCCGATGAGTTTCTCGGCAAGTTTCTGACCTCGCACGACTTCTCGGCCAGTAGTGCGACCGTCAGAGTCGCCGGCCTCAATGCAGACAACCGCTACTCAGTCCTCGTCTGTGTCGAACGCCGCAAGACGGCCGTCGCCGTCCTTGAGGTCGACGGCTCAGTGTCGCTCCTCGGTGACCCAATCCTTGGGATGACGTTCGAAGTCGCCCGGGACCTGATCGAGTTCAAAGCAAGCGACGTTGGCGCCAAGCTCAACCTGACACCGCAGAACGCGAACAACCGACTCAAGCGCCTGGTCGATGTCGGCGCACTGCGCAAGAGCCAGATTCTGGGCTCGGCGCGCGGCGGTAAGGAGTTCGCCTATTCCGTTGCGACCCCACCAGAGGGAGGGAGCACTCTCTCTCCCGCCCAACGAGCGTTGGCTGGCGGCAGCACAAGACCGTGA